In one window of Flavobacterium ginsengisoli DNA:
- a CDS encoding RagB/SusD family nutrient uptake outer membrane protein, which translates to MKISFKYISYFLLLILGVSMTLASCTSDLDVTPKDDDEFLSDDFFKDPTSYKQVLAKLYAGLYVGGNDGDGQADIAGLGGDFSSYLRLMFVTQEFPTDEAIVAWSDDGLPAINGQKWSPSNQFLYGIFSRAFYEISVANEFLRQSTDEKLEERGFDAKVKAEVTTLRAEARFLRAFSYVNLMDLFGNVPITTEKDPVGYYFPEQKTRAEVFAFVESELKDMDATLAASGSNEYGRVDKTATKFLLAQIYLNSKVYTGTERYNDVATICNEIVTGSAYTFANVPYRYLFSADNDRNGAQNEVIFPVVGDGNAIRAIGGGMSFILHASIGGKMVSADQGMDGGWSGIRTRPEFVSLFPDVNAASDKRGTFFTDGQTLDIADYGVFTNGYAVTKFTNVNSDGSKAQRPDMPDTDFPMYRLSDVYLMYAEATLRGASTGNMTTALEYINKIRARASAGIITSSELTLDFLLDERGRELFWECHRRTDLIRFGKFTGSSKIWQWKGGIKNGSGTDSYRDLMPIPSRAIQANPTLKQNPGY; encoded by the coding sequence ATGAAAATATCATTTAAATATATATCTTACTTTCTCCTATTGATTTTGGGAGTGAGTATGACACTTGCTTCATGTACAAGCGACTTAGATGTAACGCCAAAGGATGATGACGAGTTTCTTTCTGATGACTTTTTTAAAGATCCAACATCTTACAAACAAGTATTAGCAAAATTATATGCTGGTTTATATGTAGGAGGAAATGATGGTGATGGTCAAGCAGATATTGCTGGTCTTGGAGGAGATTTCAGTAGTTACCTTAGGTTGATGTTTGTTACTCAGGAATTTCCAACAGATGAAGCTATTGTTGCTTGGAGTGATGATGGTTTGCCAGCTATAAATGGACAAAAATGGAGCCCAAGTAATCAGTTCTTGTACGGAATTTTTTCAAGAGCTTTTTATGAAATTAGTGTTGCGAATGAATTTTTAAGACAAAGTACAGACGAAAAACTTGAAGAAAGAGGTTTTGATGCAAAAGTAAAAGCAGAAGTAACTACTTTAAGGGCAGAAGCACGTTTTTTAAGAGCTTTTTCGTATGTGAATTTAATGGATTTGTTTGGAAACGTGCCTATTACAACTGAAAAAGATCCAGTTGGGTATTATTTTCCAGAACAAAAAACAAGAGCAGAAGTTTTTGCTTTTGTAGAGTCAGAATTAAAAGACATGGATGCTACTTTAGCAGCTTCTGGATCTAATGAATATGGTAGAGTTGATAAAACAGCGACTAAATTTTTATTAGCACAAATTTATTTAAACTCTAAAGTTTATACAGGAACAGAAAGATATAATGATGTAGCTACAATATGTAACGAAATTGTAACAGGTTCTGCATATACTTTTGCTAATGTTCCTTACCGCTATTTATTTTCTGCAGATAATGATAGAAATGGAGCGCAAAATGAAGTTATTTTCCCTGTTGTTGGAGATGGAAATGCAATTAGAGCAATTGGTGGAGGTATGAGTTTTATTTTACACGCTTCTATTGGAGGAAAAATGGTTAGTGCAGATCAAGGAATGGATGGAGGTTGGTCTGGTATCAGAACAAGACCAGAGTTTGTTAGTTTATTTCCTGACGTAAATGCAGCTTCTGATAAAAGAGGAACATTTTTTACTGACGGACAGACTTTGGATATAGCTGATTACGGAGTGTTTACTAATGGTTATGCAGTTACAAAATTTACAAATGTAAATTCTGATGGTTCTAAAGCACAAAGACCTGATATGCCAGATACAGATTTTCCAATGTACAGATTATCAGATGTATATTTAATGTATGCTGAAGCTACGCTTAGAGGAGCATCAACAGGAAATATGACTACGGCTTTGGAATATATCAATAAAATTAGAGCAAGAGCAAGCGCTGGTATTATTACAAGTTCTGAATTAACATTAGATTTTCTTTTAGATGAAAGAGGTCGTGAGTTATTTTGGGAATGTCACAGAAGAACAGATTTGATTCGTTTTGGTAAATTCACAGGATCATCTAAAATTTGGCAATGGAAAGGCGGAATTAAAAATGGTAGCGGTACAGATTCATATAGAGATTTGATGCCTATTCCGTCAAGAGCTATTCAAGCAAACCCAACTTTAAAACAAAATCCAGGATACTAA
- a CDS encoding SusC/RagA family TonB-linked outer membrane protein: MHLQQTIYGSRAANGVIVITTKKGTKGGVKVNFSSQVGINTVANTVDVMSADEYRAIVNANGTSAQKALLGTANTNWQDEIFHTALTTNNNISVSGSLFNKLPARLSVGNVDNPGILRNTSFERTTTSLSLNPVLFDNHLKIDITGNLAFGKNQFQNEGAVISSAIIFDPTQPVYQAGSRYGGYFEWLEGNGNVPLLPARNPVARLNQEDRRATSTRKWGNIRLDYKFHFFEDLRIVAEAGIDKFDSDGYNAISTESILGYQPNSFDKGNWVNLGGYTHYTDNRQNKNLNTYFNYTKDIGKFKIDATAGYNYQLFQREGFNSGDIKQPNPPADVTTDPDINLQSYFGRVNLGYDSRYLLTVNYRRDGTSRFSKENRWGNFAGGAFAWNVAEESFLKDNETLSSLKLRVGYGTTGQQDIPPAYDFLRRVTFGTINTQYLFDGVIYKATRPEGYNENIKWEDLAEMNIGVDFGFFKERLTGSINYFDKKSSDLLADIPVPDGANIRNQGYSNIGSVRTKGVEFSLQSDIIKNDKLTWNVVANVTYIDQKISDLGVTAPGFQGYITGDVIAGGTGNQVLIHSEGYAPNSFFVFEQLYDANKRPIQGAYADRNGDGVITDADRYKYHKPTADYTFGLYSTLNYKKFDFTMNWRASLGNYIFDNVSSDKGYLQAGLRRDSDLANITKDYYNTGFTTESNSNGTQRNYSNYYVKDASFIKLDNIVLGYTFDKSLLKADFITIYSGSSKCFCTYKIQWFRS; encoded by the coding sequence ATGCATCTGCAGCAGACAATTTACGGTTCTCGTGCCGCAAATGGTGTAATCGTAATTACTACTAAAAAAGGAACTAAAGGTGGCGTAAAAGTAAACTTTAGCTCTCAAGTTGGTATCAATACTGTTGCTAACACTGTTGATGTGATGAGTGCAGATGAATATCGTGCTATTGTAAATGCAAATGGTACTTCAGCTCAAAAAGCTTTATTGGGTACAGCAAACACAAATTGGCAAGATGAAATTTTTCATACTGCTCTTACAACCAACAATAATATATCTGTAAGCGGTTCTTTATTCAATAAATTACCAGCACGTTTATCTGTTGGAAATGTTGATAATCCTGGAATTTTAAGAAATACTTCTTTTGAGAGAACTACGACATCGTTATCGTTAAATCCAGTTTTATTTGATAATCATTTAAAAATAGATATTACAGGAAATTTAGCTTTTGGAAAAAATCAATTCCAAAATGAAGGAGCAGTAATTAGTAGTGCAATCATATTTGATCCAACACAACCAGTTTATCAAGCAGGTTCTCGTTACGGAGGATACTTCGAGTGGTTGGAAGGAAATGGAAATGTACCGTTATTGCCAGCAAGAAACCCTGTGGCAAGATTAAATCAAGAAGATAGAAGAGCAACTTCTACAAGAAAATGGGGTAATATTAGATTAGATTATAAATTTCATTTCTTCGAAGATTTAAGAATCGTTGCCGAAGCAGGTATCGATAAATTTGACAGTGATGGGTACAATGCAATAAGTACTGAAAGTATTTTAGGATATCAGCCTAATTCATTTGATAAAGGTAATTGGGTAAACTTAGGAGGTTATACTCACTATACAGATAATCGTCAGAACAAAAACTTAAACACATACTTTAACTATACTAAAGATATCGGTAAGTTTAAAATTGATGCAACAGCTGGTTATAACTATCAGTTATTCCAGAGAGAAGGATTTAATTCTGGAGATATCAAACAACCAAATCCACCAGCAGACGTTACAACTGATCCAGACATCAATTTGCAATCGTATTTTGGGCGTGTGAATTTAGGATATGACAGTAGATATTTATTAACTGTTAATTACAGAAGAGATGGGACTTCACGTTTCTCTAAAGAAAATAGATGGGGTAACTTCGCCGGAGGTGCTTTTGCATGGAATGTAGCTGAAGAGTCATTCTTAAAAGATAATGAAACATTATCTAGTTTAAAATTAAGAGTTGGATACGGAACTACTGGTCAGCAAGATATTCCACCTGCATATGATTTCTTAAGAAGGGTAACTTTTGGAACGATTAATACGCAGTATCTATTTGATGGTGTTATTTACAAAGCAACAAGACCAGAAGGATACAATGAGAATATTAAATGGGAAGATTTGGCTGAGATGAACATTGGTGTTGATTTTGGTTTCTTTAAAGAAAGATTGACAGGTTCTATTAACTATTTTGATAAAAAATCTAGTGATTTATTAGCAGATATCCCAGTTCCAGATGGAGCAAACATTCGTAACCAAGGATATAGCAACATTGGAAGCGTTAGAACTAAAGGGGTTGAATTTAGCCTTCAATCGGATATTATTAAAAATGATAAATTAACATGGAATGTTGTCGCCAACGTAACTTACATTGATCAAAAAATTTCTGACTTAGGGGTAACAGCTCCAGGATTTCAGGGATATATCACCGGAGATGTAATTGCCGGAGGTACTGGTAACCAAGTGTTAATTCACTCTGAAGGTTATGCTCCAAATTCATTCTTTGTATTTGAGCAATTATACGATGCAAACAAAAGACCTATTCAAGGGGCTTACGCAGATAGAAATGGTGATGGTGTAATTACAGATGCTGACCGTTATAAATATCATAAGCCAACAGCAGATTATACTTTTGGATTGTACTCTACTTTGAATTACAAAAAATTCGATTTTACAATGAACTGGAGAGCTAGTTTAGGAAATTATATTTTTGATAACGTAAGTTCTGATAAAGGATATTTACAAGCAGGTTTAAGAAGAGATTCTGATCTAGCAAATATTACAAAAGATTATTACAATACAGGTTTTACAACTGAAAGTAATTCAAATGGAACTCAACGTAATTACTCAAATTATTACGTAAAAGATGCTTCTTTTATTAAGTTAGATAACATTGTATTAGGATATACATTTGATAAATCATTACTAAAAGCAGACTTCATTACGATTTACAGCGGGAGTTCAAAATGTTTTTGTACTTACAAAATACAATGGTTTAGATCCTGA
- a CDS encoding TonB-dependent receptor plug domain-containing protein, with translation MQAKDFNKGINVTPESLISGRIAGVNVVGGGAPGAKADIRIRGGSSLSASNEPLIVIDGLPMSNAVPSGATSILSTIDPSDIESFTVLKDASAADNLRFSCRKWCNRNYY, from the coding sequence TTGCAAGCAAAAGATTTTAATAAAGGGATTAACGTAACTCCAGAATCATTAATCAGCGGACGTATAGCTGGTGTTAATGTAGTTGGGGGTGGAGCTCCTGGAGCAAAAGCTGATATTAGAATTCGTGGAGGATCTTCATTAAGTGCTTCTAATGAGCCATTAATTGTAATTGATGGACTTCCAATGAGTAATGCAGTTCCTAGTGGAGCAACTAGTATATTGTCTACAATAGATCCTAGTGATATCGAATCATTTACTGTTTTGAAAGATGCATCTGCAGCAGACAATTTACGGTTCTCGTGCCGCAAATGGTGTAATCGTAATTACTACTAA
- a CDS encoding carboxypeptidase-like regulatory domain-containing protein, with protein MKTIYKKLLFLFLLLPFTVLAQNTLKGTVVDKTTGQPIPGVNVNVQGAPNGASTGFDGNYQLSNVKNGNKIVVSFIGYKTETIEYNGQKTLNISLEEDTNQLKEVVVQVGYGTVKKKDATGSVSQIASKRF; from the coding sequence ATGAAAACAATTTACAAAAAGTTGTTATTTTTATTCCTATTGTTGCCTTTTACAGTGTTGGCTCAGAACACTTTAAAAGGGACTGTTGTTGACAAAACAACTGGTCAGCCAATCCCAGGAGTAAATGTAAATGTACAAGGTGCTCCAAATGGTGCATCAACTGGATTTGATGGAAATTACCAGCTGTCAAATGTTAAAAACGGTAACAAAATCGTTGTTTCTTTTATTGGATACAAGACAGAAACAATTGAGTACAATGGCCAAAAAACGCTTAACATTTCTTTAGAAGAAGATACAAATCAGCTTAAAGAAGTTGTGGTGCAAGTTGGTTACGGTACTGTGAAGAAAAAAGATGCAACAGGATCTGTTTCGCAAATTGCAAGCAAAAGATTTTAA
- a CDS encoding LacI family DNA-binding transcriptional regulator, with protein MKRKITLKQIAKELDVSISTVSKSLRNSLEIGEETRLKVQAFAKFYNYKPNNIALSLKNRKTKSIGIIIPEIVHYFFSTVINGVEQVANEHGYSVVICVSDDSFDKEVLNMEMLANGSIDGFIMSLSKETQFKGDFHHITEVINQGMPVVMFDRVTNDILCDKVIIDDKSAAYEAVQSLIDNGRKKIALVTTVDYVSVGKLRTDGYEKALLDNGLPFNEDLIIKIEDVETCEITISQLLHERAFDAVFAVNELFAVTIIKTANKMGLKVPEDLAVIAFTDGIISKYSTPTITTVSQSGEKMGNKATKMLIERLEAEEDDDEEHTENYTTEVIETHLIKRESTD; from the coding sequence ATGAAACGTAAAATAACCCTCAAACAGATTGCAAAGGAGCTTGACGTGTCTATCTCAACTGTCTCAAAATCACTAAGAAACAGTCTCGAAATTGGAGAAGAAACACGACTGAAAGTGCAGGCTTTTGCGAAGTTTTACAACTACAAACCAAACAATATTGCTCTGAGTTTAAAAAACCGAAAAACAAAGAGTATCGGGATTATTATTCCAGAAATTGTACACTACTTTTTCTCAACTGTTATCAATGGTGTAGAGCAGGTTGCAAACGAACACGGATACAGTGTAGTAATCTGTGTATCAGATGATTCTTTTGACAAAGAAGTTCTAAACATGGAAATGTTAGCCAACGGAAGTATCGATGGTTTTATCATGTCTCTTTCTAAAGAAACACAGTTTAAAGGAGACTTCCATCATATCACCGAAGTTATCAATCAAGGGATGCCTGTAGTAATGTTTGATCGTGTTACTAATGATATTTTATGCGATAAAGTAATTATTGATGATAAATCTGCTGCTTATGAAGCAGTTCAAAGCTTAATCGACAATGGCCGCAAAAAGATTGCTCTAGTTACTACAGTCGATTATGTAAGCGTTGGAAAATTGAGAACCGATGGCTACGAAAAAGCTTTATTAGATAATGGATTACCCTTTAATGAAGACCTGATCATCAAAATTGAAGATGTAGAAACTTGCGAAATAACTATCAGTCAGCTTTTGCACGAAAGAGCTTTTGATGCTGTTTTTGCTGTAAACGAGCTTTTTGCCGTAACAATTATAAAAACGGCTAATAAAATGGGGCTTAAAGTTCCTGAAGATTTAGCAGTAATTGCATTTACTGACGGAATTATTTCAAAATATTCTACTCCAACAATTACAACCGTTAGTCAAAGTGGTGAAAAAATGGGCAACAAAGCGACTAAAATGCTTATCGAAAGACTTGAGGCCGAAGAAGATGACGACGAAGAACATACTGAAAACTATACCACAGAAGTCATAGAAACTCATTTAATAAAAAGAGAATCTACTGACTAA
- the pgmB gene encoding beta-phosphoglucomutase: protein MNKKAFIFDLDGVIVDTAKYHFLAWQKIAQSLNINFTHEDNELLKGVSRVRSLDIILGLGNVQASQEDKDKWLVQKNEDYLSYLVHMDESEVLPGVLKILQLLKEKNQGIALGSASKNARPILEKTGVLSYFDVIVDGNDVTNAKPDPEVFLKAAQLLHIDPKNSIVFEDSVAGIQAANIAEMVSVGIGEETILHEADHIFKDFTQITTSFIEELIG from the coding sequence ATGAATAAAAAAGCATTTATATTCGACTTGGACGGTGTAATCGTTGACACCGCTAAATATCACTTTTTGGCGTGGCAAAAAATCGCTCAGTCATTAAATATAAATTTTACGCATGAAGACAATGAACTTTTAAAAGGTGTTAGCCGAGTTCGTTCGTTGGATATTATACTTGGGTTAGGCAATGTTCAAGCTTCTCAGGAAGACAAAGACAAATGGCTAGTTCAAAAAAACGAAGATTATTTATCTTATTTAGTTCACATGGATGAAAGTGAGGTTCTTCCAGGAGTTTTAAAAATTCTACAACTATTAAAAGAGAAAAATCAAGGAATTGCATTGGGCTCTGCTAGCAAAAATGCAAGACCAATTTTAGAAAAAACTGGAGTTCTATCTTACTTCGATGTTATTGTTGACGGAAATGACGTTACCAATGCAAAACCAGATCCAGAAGTATTCTTAAAAGCGGCTCAATTATTACATATTGATCCAAAAAATTCAATTGTATTTGAAGATTCTGTTGCCGGAATTCAAGCGGCAAATATTGCAGAAATGGTAAGTGTTGGAATTGGTGAGGAAACAATTTTACATGAAGCTGATCATATTTTTAAAGATTTTACCCAAATCACAACAAGCTTTATTGAAGAGCTAATTGGATAA